Sequence from the Granulicella sp. L56 genome:
TTTGGTATGCTCCACAATCACTAGCGCATCCGGCGCAAGCATCTCGCGCCCGCGAGCGCTGCCAAGAAAGCTCAACGTCCCCGAATACTCTGCCTCTGCTTCGTACGGCGGATCGAGAAAGACCAGATCGATCTGCTGTGTGAGCTTGCCTAGCTTCTGCAGCACAGCGCCGACTCCGCGTGGCTCGACCGTGAAGCCGCTACTGATCTTCAGTGCTGTAAGGTTCGCGCGGAGCGAGGCGAGCGCAGGATCGGCATTTTCGGCGAACCACACATGGGCCGCGCCACGGCTCAGGGCCTCGATTCCGACTGCACCTGTCCCGGCGTAAAGATCGACGAAGCAGCAGCCTTCGAGCCGCGGCGAAAGAATATTGAACAAGGTCTCCCGCAATCGGTCACTAGTGGGCCGTGTGTCCAGACCACGCGGAGCGGCCAGGGGACGGGAGCGATAGGTTCCTGCAATAACGCGCATCTCCCAATGGTATGACGGCAGCGCATACAATGATAGTTATGCGTGGGTGGTCATTTCCGATCGGCAGATTTCTCGGCGTGGATATTCGCATCCACACCTTCCTTGTGCTCTTGCTGGGCGTCGCCGTCAGCTATGGCTCGGTTTTAGGTTCGACCGGCGGACGTGGCTTCTCGCTGTGGCTGCTGCTGCTGCTCGCCCTCGCCGTCCGCGAGATCGCCCGCGCCATCGCCGCTGCATGGCTGGGCCTAGACCTGCGCAGCCTGCTGCTGCTGCCCACCGGCGCTCTGATGACCTTTGGTACCCCTGAAGCGACGGAGCGCGCCGATGCACCCGATGTGCAAAAGCGGCTCGCGCTGGTCGGCCCTTTGGCAAACATCGGCTTCGGTCTGCTGCTCGCTGCTATTGTGCTCACGGTGACGCCGCAGATCAGTCTGGTCGAGCGCCCGTGGATCGCGCTTCCTCACCTGCTGCGTTCAGCGATCTGGATCAATCTGCTGCTCGGTGCTATTAACTTTCTTCCTGCTTCTCCACTGGACGGCGGCCGACTCTTCCGCGGCGAGTTCTCGAAGGGCCATGGCATCTTGAAAGGCACCCGCGCCTCGGTCGGACTCGGGCAGATGATCGCCCTCGCACTGGTCATCGGCGGTCTCATCATCAGCAACATGTGGCTCATCATGATCGGCGGCTTCGTGCTCATCGGCTCGCACATGGAGGGCCAGGGGTTGCTGCTGCAGAACGATACGGAAGCCGTCCGCATGCGCGACGTTATGCTCACCGAGTTCAGCATGTTGTCCGCTTCGGACACGCTTGAAGATGCGCTGCAGCGCTCGGTGCATACGCTGCAGGATGTTTTTCCTGTCGTGCGTGGCGCGAATCTGGTTGGCGCAGTCTCCCGGCAGGGCATCGTCGAGGCGCTGCAGGCCGAAGGCAATGGCTATGTACAAGGCGTGATGACGCGCTCGTTCCAGACCGCCCAGCCGGACGATTCGCTGGTATCGACACTGAAGCGCATCATGACTGGGCAGGTTGCACAGATGGTTCCCATCCTCGAAGGCAACCGCATCGTCGGCATCATCACACCACAGAACCTGAACCACGCCCTCGGCCTGCTGAACCAGCGCCGCAGGCTGCGCCCGCCGGTGGAATAGATGGCTGTCGATTCTCTGGAACCGCTGGCTCCGGGGCTTTATCTGGTCGCAACCCCTATCGGCAATCTCGAAGATATTACCGTTCGGGCGCTGCGCATCCTGCGCAGTGTCGACCGGATAGCCTGCGAGGACACCCGCCAGACTCAGAAGCTGCTGAACCACTTTGAGATTCGCGTTCCCACCGTCAGCTACCACATGCACAACGAGGCTCCGCGCGCGGAAGAGCTGGTGGCCGAGCTGAAGCAGGGAGCGCGTATCGCCATCGTCAGCGATGCTGGCACGCCGGGCATCGCCGACCCCGGCGGCCAGATCGCCGCGGCAGCCATCGCGGCTGGCATTCCTGTCTTCCCTGTTCCCGGAGCGAACGCCGCCATCAGCGCCCTGATCGCCAGCGGCCTGCCCACTGACCGCTTCACCTTTCATGGCTTTCTGCCCTCCAAGCCCGGGCAGCGTAAGACTGCTCTCGAAGAGCTTCCCCGTGACAACGCCACCCACATCTTTTACGAAGCTCCTCATCGCATCGCGGACACGCTGGGCGATCTCGAAGCCGTCTTCGGAGCGGCGCAGCACGCCGTCGTGGCGCGGGAGCTGACCAAGCTGCACGAGGAGTTCCTGCGTGGCCCGGTCAGCGAGCTCCGCGCCCAGCTTGGAGCCCGCGCAGTCATTCGTGGCGAGATCGTTCTGCTGTTCACTCCTGCCGCACAACAGGCCGCCGCGCAAAAATCCAGCATCGCTGTCGAAGTCGCGTCGCTGATGCAGGCCCAAGGTCTCACGGAAAAAGATGCTCTCAAGCGCGTCGCCCGCGAGCGCGGCATCGGCAAGAGCGAGGCCTATCGCGAGTTTCAGCGCGAGCAGAACCGGTTGCGTTGAAATCCATTTTTGGGTAGTGGTCAAGTTTGGACTGCTTGCGTAATTTGCGAAGGCACCTTAAGAAGTCTCTTGCGCCTCCCTTGATGCCTTGAGAGTATGGGGGGATGCCGGAAGATCCGAAAAATCCAAACGCTTGGTGGGCGGTAAAACTTCCCTCCCTCTTCGTAATGTTTCCGAGAAATTTGAGCAGAAGTCAGAAGAAGCGTCTGTATTGGCTTTTAACTCTTATGATCTTCATATTTTCTATCGAGATTTTCTGGGTTATCAAGCTTATGAAGTAGAAGCAATTTTTAGACTTAACCACTACCCACTTTTTGGGTCGAGTTGCACGACCGGAGCTCTCTCGTGAATACTTGCCGTGTTTCAGATGGAAAATATTTTCCGACGAGAGTTGCTCATGCCGCGCTTCAACATCACTGGACTCGCCATCATCCTCCTATGCAGCGCATCTCTTGCCCCGGCCCTCGCACAGGTTACGAAGTCGGCTCCAATCCATCGAATGTACGTCTTCGGCGACAGCTACTCCGATATCGGCGAGGGATACCTTGACGGCAACGGCCCCACCTCGGTCGCCTATCTGGCGCAGCATCTCGGCTTTACCCTGGCTCCCGCGAACGCGGCAGATACCGCCAATCAAAGCCTTGATTTTGCCATCAGCGGAGCGCAGACCGGCAGCGGTGCGGGGAAGAAGATTGGGAACTCCCTGCTCGGCTATGGAATGCGCAATCAGGTGGACGACTTCGCCGCCAGGGTGAACGCCCACACCATCACCTTCGACCCTGCAACGACTCTCTTCTTCATCGCCGGTGGTCTCAACGATCGCAGTCTCCCGAGTGCGACGACGGTGGCCAATCTTACCGGCGAGATCAAGACTCTCTATTCCCTTGGAGCGCGTCGCTTCACAGTCGCATTGCTGCCCACCGCCATCCCGGCCTTCAGTGCAGTAGGCATACGCCTCAATCCCGAGCTCGCCCGCATCCCCGAAGAGATTTCCCCGCAGCTAGCTGGAGCGCAAATCCTGTTGAGCCATTGGGGGCCGTTCTACGACGACGTGATGCTGCACCCCGCGCAGTATGGCATCACCAATACGACCGATGCCTGCGCCGGACGCGAGATTCACCACGAGAACACAACGCCTTGCGCCAGCCCCGCGACACACTTCTACTACCACACGGGGCATCCTTCGACGGCTACTCACAAGGCGGTCGGGGACAAGCTCTATGAAGAGCTGGAGCATGAGCCCGCCCCTTGATATGGCTACCCCCAACACGAAATACAGGGGTCTCTCCACTCCGCTGCGCGCCGGTCGAGATGACGTCAGATCGTTACTAGGCTCGGCCCTTGACCCGGTCGTACATGTACACATCGCTGGTGGTTCCGAGCGATTCGTTGTAAAGGCTGGTCGCACCGGCCGCCTCGTTCAGCTCTTCGCTGAACTCGTGGATGGCGCGCAGCTTGTCCGCCGTAGCCGGAATCTCGACGTGGCTGGTCTTCAGAAATTTCTGGTAGCCCTTGTCGAGCAGACGCGAGATCTCGCCGTTCAGAACCCAGCCGGGATGGGACAGCATCAGCACGGTGCCATCGGGAGCGGCGGCAATCTCCGCGGCACAGCCGTTCTTGCGCACCTGAAAGGCGTTGGGGGTACGCTTTGCACCCTCCTGCGCGGGCGCTACATCAAATCGCTGACTACCCAGAAGGGAAAGGACATCGTTGAAACTTCGTTGCGGGCTCTTCTTTGCCATAAGTTAGACTCATCTTAACTGTCGCACATCCGGTCTTCTCCTACAATCCGCTCTCCTGCGGCAGACATGGGCCAAAAACGGAAACAGATGATTACTCTTACCAAATCGCTCGGCACCAGCATCCTCGAACGCATCGGCAATACGCCTTTGGTACGGCTTGAACGCCTCTCCGCACACCTACCCGGCGTTCAGATCCTTGGCAAGGCCGAGTGGACCAACCCCGGCGGCTCCGTCAAAGACCGTGCCGCCTCGGCCATCGTCACCGACGCCCAGCGCCGTGGCCTGCTAACCGCCAGCCGTGGCCTGCTCGACGCAACCAGCGGGAACACGGGCATCGCCTACGCCATGCTGGGAGCTGCGCTGGACTTCTCGGTTACGCTCTGCATGCCTTCGAACGTCTCGCCCGAGCGCAAGCGCTACCTCGCGGCCTACGGTGCCAACGTCATCTGGACCGACCCGGCCGACGGCTCCGACGGCGCCATTCGCAAGGCCCGCGAGATGACGGCCGCTGAGCCGGACAAATATTTCTACGCCGACCAGTACTCCAACGACGAGAACTGGAAGGCCCACTACCGCACCACCGGCAACGAGATCTGGGAGCAGACTGACGGCCGCATCACCCACTTTGTCGCCGGTCTGGGCACCAGCGGCACGTTTATGGGCACCTCGCGCCGCCTGCGCGAGCTGAACCCCGAGATCCGCTGCATCTCCATGCAGCCCGACTCGCCCTTCAATGGCCTGGAAGGGCTTAAGTTCATGCCCACCGCGATTGTGCCGCGCATCTACGATTCGAGCCTAGCCGACGCCAACATCGAGATGCCGACCGAGACAGCCTATAAAATGGTGAAAGCCCTCGCTCGCAATCAGGGAATCCTCGTCGGCATCTCCGCAGCCGCGGCCGTCGCCACGGCGGTCCAGATCGGTGAGCAGGAGGCCAAGGCCGAACGCGAAGCCGTCATTGTGACGATCCTTCCTGACTCGGCTGAAAAGTATATGAGCGAACGTTTCTGGCAGGAGGAGTAACCAAGTGCTTCAGATCAGCTATGCCGACTACGAAGCCCTGCGCGCGCACGGCGAAGAGACCTATCCGCACGAGTGCTGCGGCGTTTTGCTAGGCAAAAATGAGCCGGGTACGGGCAATCGTGTCCAGCAGCTCGTCCGCGCGG
This genomic interval carries:
- a CDS encoding SGNH/GDSL hydrolase family protein — encoded protein: MPRFNITGLAIILLCSASLAPALAQVTKSAPIHRMYVFGDSYSDIGEGYLDGNGPTSVAYLAQHLGFTLAPANAADTANQSLDFAISGAQTGSGAGKKIGNSLLGYGMRNQVDDFAARVNAHTITFDPATTLFFIAGGLNDRSLPSATTVANLTGEIKTLYSLGARRFTVALLPTAIPAFSAVGIRLNPELARIPEEISPQLAGAQILLSHWGPFYDDVMLHPAQYGITNTTDACAGREIHHENTTPCASPATHFYYHTGHPSTATHKAVGDKLYEELEHEPAP
- a CDS encoding PLP-dependent cysteine synthase family protein; translated protein: MITLTKSLGTSILERIGNTPLVRLERLSAHLPGVQILGKAEWTNPGGSVKDRAASAIVTDAQRRGLLTASRGLLDATSGNTGIAYAMLGAALDFSVTLCMPSNVSPERKRYLAAYGANVIWTDPADGSDGAIRKAREMTAAEPDKYFYADQYSNDENWKAHYRTTGNEIWEQTDGRITHFVAGLGTSGTFMGTSRRLRELNPEIRCISMQPDSPFNGLEGLKFMPTAIVPRIYDSSLADANIEMPTETAYKMVKALARNQGILVGISAAAAVATAVQIGEQEAKAEREAVIVTILPDSAEKYMSERFWQEE
- a CDS encoding CBS domain-containing protein — protein: MRGWSFPIGRFLGVDIRIHTFLVLLLGVAVSYGSVLGSTGGRGFSLWLLLLLALAVREIARAIAAAWLGLDLRSLLLLPTGALMTFGTPEATERADAPDVQKRLALVGPLANIGFGLLLAAIVLTVTPQISLVERPWIALPHLLRSAIWINLLLGAINFLPASPLDGGRLFRGEFSKGHGILKGTRASVGLGQMIALALVIGGLIISNMWLIMIGGFVLIGSHMEGQGLLLQNDTEAVRMRDVMLTEFSMLSASDTLEDALQRSVHTLQDVFPVVRGANLVGAVSRQGIVEALQAEGNGYVQGVMTRSFQTAQPDDSLVSTLKRIMTGQVAQMVPILEGNRIVGIITPQNLNHALGLLNQRRRLRPPVE
- the rsmI gene encoding 16S rRNA (cytidine(1402)-2'-O)-methyltransferase, with protein sequence MAVDSLEPLAPGLYLVATPIGNLEDITVRALRILRSVDRIACEDTRQTQKLLNHFEIRVPTVSYHMHNEAPRAEELVAELKQGARIAIVSDAGTPGIADPGGQIAAAAIAAGIPVFPVPGANAAISALIASGLPTDRFTFHGFLPSKPGQRKTALEELPRDNATHIFYEAPHRIADTLGDLEAVFGAAQHAVVARELTKLHEEFLRGPVSELRAQLGARAVIRGEIVLLFTPAAQQAAAQKSSIAVEVASLMQAQGLTEKDALKRVARERGIGKSEAYREFQREQNRLR
- the rsmD gene encoding 16S rRNA (guanine(966)-N(2))-methyltransferase RsmD; amino-acid sequence: MRVIAGTYRSRPLAAPRGLDTRPTSDRLRETLFNILSPRLEGCCFVDLYAGTGAVGIEALSRGAAHVWFAENADPALASLRANLTALKISSGFTVEPRGVGAVLQKLGKLTQQIDLVFLDPPYEAEAEYSGTLSFLGSARGREMLAPDALVIVEHTKKAKLAARYGALEHTRLVKQGDATLSFFAFAAAKENPHPDAAL